ATGCGGTCGGCGACCGTGCCGGAGCCGAGCAGCTCGACGCCGTCGAGGACCTTGGCGTCGTCGCGGAACTGCTGCTCGTCGTACTGGAGCCCCTGCCACGACGACTCGCCGGTCAGCCCGTCCACCGTCGTCGAACCGTCCTCGGCGCGCAGCGAGTCCAGTACGCGGATCAGCGCGCCGAGCGCGTCCGGCGCGGCCCCGCCGAACTGGCCGGAGTGCAGGTTGCCTTCGAGGGTGTCGATCTGCACGCGCACCGAGGTCATGCCCCGCAGGGTGGAGGTGACCGTGGGCAGTCCGACGCGGAAGTTGCCCGCGTCGCCGATCACGATGGTGTCGGCGGCCAGCAGTTCGGGGTGCTGCTCGGCGTAGCGCTCCAGACCGCCGGTGCCCATCTCCTCCGAGCCCTCGGCGATCACCTTCAGGTGTACCGGCACGCCGCCGTTCGCCTTGAGCGCGCGCAGCGCCAGCAGGTGCATGATGAGGCCGCCCTTGCAGTCGGCGGCCCCGCGTCCGTACCAGCGGCCGTCGCGCTCGGTGAGCTCGAAGGGCGGGGTGCTCCAGGCGGCCTCGTCCAGCGGGGGCTGCACGTCGTAGTGGGCGTACAGCAGGACCGTCTTCGCGCCCTCGGGCCCGGGCAGGTGGCCGTACACCGACTGAGTGCCGTCGGGGGTGTCGAGCAGGGCGACGTCCTCGAAGCCCTCGGCGCGCAGCGCGTCGGCGACCCAGCGGGCGGCGCCCTCGCTCTCGCTCTTCGGGAACTGGTCGAAGTCCGCCACCGACTTGAACGCCACCAGTTCGGTGAGCTCCGCCCGCGCCCTGGGCATCAGCGAGGCGACGGTCTCGGCGACCGGATTCGACGACATGGGCACGCTCCTTGTGGGTGCGA
The DNA window shown above is from Streptomyces chartreusis and carries:
- a CDS encoding dipeptidase, which codes for MSSNPVAETVASLMPRARAELTELVAFKSVADFDQFPKSESEGAARWVADALRAEGFEDVALLDTPDGTQSVYGHLPGPEGAKTVLLYAHYDVQPPLDEAAWSTPPFELTERDGRWYGRGAADCKGGLIMHLLALRALKANGGVPVHLKVIAEGSEEMGTGGLERYAEQHPELLAADTIVIGDAGNFRVGLPTVTSTLRGMTSVRVQIDTLEGNLHSGQFGGAAPDALGALIRVLDSLRAEDGSTTVDGLTGESSWQGLQYDEQQFRDDAKVLDGVELLGSGTVADRIWARPAVTVLGIDCPPVVGATPSVQSSARALLSLRVPPGVDAADATKLLQAHLENHTPWGARVRTEQTGQGQPFRADTSSPAYQAMADAMAVAYPGQEMQYAGQGGSIPLCNTLAALYPDAEILLIGLSEPEAQIHAVNESVSPQELERLSVAEALFLRNYAAS